In Mycetocola spongiae, the genomic stretch CGCGCATCAGCGTGGGCGATGTGGTGGTGCACCAATACGGCTGGCGCGATATTGCCCAGGCCGGCGGCGACCAGTTCCGCGTGGTGCCCGAGGTGCCGGGCATTCCGCTCTCCGCCTATCTGGGCGTGCTGGGCATGACCGGGCTGACCGCCTTTGTGGGCCTGCGCGAGATCGCCGGGCTGCGCGAGGGCGATACCGTATTTATCTCCGGCGCCGCGGGTGCCGTGGGCACCATTGCCGGCCAGATCGCCCGGCTTCTGGGCGCCTCCCGCGTGGTGGGTTCCGCCGGTTCCGCCGAGAAGGTGGCGCTGCTGACCGAAAAATACGGCTACGACGCGGCGTTTAACTATCACGATGGTCCGGTGGCCGAACAGCTGGCACTCGCGGCCCCCGAGGGCATCGATGTCTATTTTGATAACGTCGGAGGCGAGCACCTCGAGGCCGCGATCGGCGCGCTGCGTCGCGGCGGACGCGCGGCCCTATGCGGCGCTATCGCCCAGTACAACACCACGGAGGAGGCGGTGGGCCCGCGCAATATGGCCGACCTGATCACCCGCAGCCTGACCCTCACCGGCTTCACGGTCGGCAGCCACACCGGCTTTGCCCCGGAGTTCCAGGCCGCGATGGCCGGCTGGCTCGCCGCGGGCGACGTGGTTTTTGACGAGACCGTGGTGGAGGGAATCGATAATACCCTCGACGCGTTCCTCGACCTGATGCGCGGCGCCAATATTGGCAAGATGGTGGTACACACGGCCTAGCCGCAGGGTCGGCGATCGGGGGCGGGAGCAATCCCGCCCCCGTTTGTCGTATCCGGACGCGGCGTCGGTCCCGC encodes the following:
- a CDS encoding NADP-dependent oxidoreductase — encoded protein: MTLPTPSIQFQLAARPVGWPTAEDVQRVVINLPELAEGEVRVANEFLSVDPYMRGRMNDVASYVPPYNLGETMTGGAVGRVLASRDPRISVGDVVVHQYGWRDIAQAGGDQFRVVPEVPGIPLSAYLGVLGMTGLTAFVGLREIAGLREGDTVFISGAAGAVGTIAGQIARLLGASRVVGSAGSAEKVALLTEKYGYDAAFNYHDGPVAEQLALAAPEGIDVYFDNVGGEHLEAAIGALRRGGRAALCGAIAQYNTTEEAVGPRNMADLITRSLTLTGFTVGSHTGFAPEFQAAMAGWLAAGDVVFDETVVEGIDNTLDAFLDLMRGANIGKMVVHTA